The proteins below come from a single Planctomycetota bacterium genomic window:
- the glmM gene encoding phosphoglucosamine mutase, with protein MPQLIVSISGIRGIVGDGLGPDEAMRFGLAFGAYLEGGLVVLGRDSRPSGPSLAQAFQKGLLATGCRVLDAGILSTPGTAVLVRHLKAAGGAVITASHNPAPYNGIKLLSPEGRGLTNDEGQAVVQRYHQQAFRRVEPDRVGTVQTVTDGPQVHVGRVLATVDARAIRAAALRTVVDAVNGAGGAEMALLLERLGCPCTMIHGEPTGRFSRGPEPIPENLSDLGEAVRREGAAIGLALDPDADRLSLVDETGRPIGEEYTLALACRHRLTQERGPLAANLSTSRMMDDVAREAGVPLYRTPVGEVHVALAVARYGCLIGGEGNGGVIDPRITLVRDSLVGAALILEMMAVSAKSLMQFSAELPVYTMVKEKVPVGRAEPARVLQAVRDGFKNATVDERDGLHLGWDEGWLHVRPSNTEPILRILSGGTKVGSTSAPPTPSRSCESWPRPGTAGRLGPGSARWSTLSRDWPRTVTGDFAAAFTRAPC; from the coding sequence ATGCCCCAACTGATTGTCAGCATCTCGGGGATTCGCGGCATCGTGGGCGACGGGCTCGGACCCGACGAGGCGATGCGGTTCGGCCTGGCCTTCGGCGCGTATCTGGAGGGGGGCCTCGTCGTCCTGGGTCGCGACAGCCGGCCCAGCGGACCCTCGCTCGCCCAAGCGTTCCAGAAGGGTCTCCTTGCGACCGGATGCCGCGTCCTCGACGCCGGCATCCTCTCGACCCCGGGGACGGCAGTGCTCGTCCGCCACCTGAAGGCTGCCGGGGGAGCGGTCATCACCGCCAGCCATAACCCCGCCCCGTACAACGGGATAAAACTCCTTTCGCCCGAGGGGCGCGGCCTGACGAACGACGAAGGCCAGGCCGTCGTCCAACGGTACCACCAACAGGCCTTCCGCCGGGTCGAACCCGACCGCGTCGGCACGGTCCAGACGGTAACGGACGGGCCGCAGGTCCACGTCGGCCGCGTCCTGGCCACCGTGGACGCTCGTGCCATCCGCGCCGCCGCGCTTCGCACGGTCGTGGATGCCGTCAACGGGGCGGGCGGGGCCGAAATGGCCCTTCTCCTGGAGCGGCTCGGATGCCCGTGCACGATGATCCACGGCGAGCCGACAGGCCGGTTCAGCCGGGGGCCGGAACCCATCCCGGAGAACCTGAGCGACCTCGGCGAAGCGGTTCGCCGCGAAGGGGCGGCCATCGGCCTTGCCCTCGACCCCGATGCCGACCGCCTGAGCCTGGTGGACGAAACGGGCCGGCCCATCGGCGAAGAGTACACGCTCGCCCTGGCCTGCCGCCATCGCCTGACGCAGGAGCGAGGCCCTCTGGCGGCCAACCTTTCGACCTCGCGGATGATGGACGACGTCGCCCGGGAAGCGGGCGTTCCGCTTTACCGGACGCCCGTCGGCGAGGTCCATGTCGCCCTGGCTGTGGCGCGCTACGGGTGCTTGATTGGCGGGGAAGGCAACGGCGGCGTCATCGATCCGCGCATTACCCTGGTCCGCGACAGCCTGGTCGGAGCCGCCCTCATCCTCGAGATGATGGCCGTCTCCGCCAAGTCTCTGATGCAATTTTCCGCCGAGTTGCCCGTTTACACAATGGTCAAGGAAAAGGTGCCCGTCGGGCGGGCCGAGCCGGCGCGCGTCCTGCAGGCCGTACGCGATGGGTTCAAGAATGCAACCGTGGACGAGCGCGACGGCCTGCATCTCGGGTGGGACGAAGGTTGGCTCCACGTCCGCCCCTCCAACACCGAGCCGATCCTGCGAATCCTCTCGGGTGGGACGAAGGTTGGCTCCACGTCCGCCCCTCCAACACCGAGCCGATCCTGCGAATCCTGGCCGAGGCCAGGGACGGCCGGACGGCTCGGGCCTGGGTCCGCCAGGTGGTCGACCTTGTCAAGGGACTGGCCTAGAACGGTAACGGGCGATTTTGCGGCCGCTTTTACCCGGGCTCCGTGCTAG